Proteins from a single region of Pseudomonadota bacterium:
- a CDS encoding sigma-54 dependent transcriptional regulator produces the protein MGKILIVEDSEDLCFTLENIVRKEGFSVFAGNSGTRALEILSNQIIDLVFLDIGLPDIDGITLISSIHEISPDTDIVMLTGMNDANSALQSLKAGAIDYMLKPFELIEFKHNLHRIMQGRKAIKLTNLECRESGIENILGVSKPIKKLKQEIKTAARVGAPVLISGETGTGKELVARAIHSLSGDRRGVFVKVDCGTLSANVIESELFGHEKGAFTDAGKDKRGLVETADGGTLFLDEIGNLPLALQPVLLRLIEESTFRRVGGVKDIHVAVRVIAATNINIEKEVKQGKFREDLFYRLNVIPVKLPPLRVRDKDILLLADYFIRKFAGEMKKKIKGMAPEAEKALLSQSWPGNVRELKNLIEREVIFCNKDWLILDHLIAKDDTYIDLDPEELLTLEQMERKYIMQVLAAASNNKTQAAKILNISRTTLRDKLK, from the coding sequence ATGGGAAAAATCCTGATAGTTGAGGATTCCGAGGACTTGTGTTTCACCCTTGAGAATATCGTCCGCAAGGAGGGCTTTTCGGTCTTTGCCGGCAATTCCGGGACCCGGGCCCTTGAAATTCTCAGCAACCAGATAATTGACCTTGTTTTTCTGGATATCGGCCTTCCGGATATTGACGGCATTACCCTGATCAGCAGCATTCATGAAATTTCTCCTGATACCGATATCGTCATGCTTACCGGTATGAACGATGCCAATTCCGCACTCCAGTCCCTTAAGGCCGGCGCCATAGACTATATGCTCAAACCTTTTGAGCTCATCGAGTTCAAGCATAATCTGCACCGGATCATGCAGGGTCGTAAAGCCATAAAACTTACAAACCTTGAATGCCGTGAATCCGGAATTGAAAATATTTTAGGTGTAAGTAAGCCAATCAAAAAACTTAAACAGGAGATCAAGACCGCAGCAAGGGTGGGCGCTCCGGTGCTGATCAGCGGCGAAACCGGCACAGGCAAAGAGCTGGTTGCCCGGGCGATTCATTCTTTGTCAGGGGACCGGCGAGGAGTTTTTGTCAAAGTCGATTGCGGGACATTATCGGCAAATGTTATCGAGTCGGAACTTTTCGGCCATGAAAAGGGGGCATTTACCGATGCCGGAAAAGATAAACGCGGCCTTGTTGAAACGGCCGACGGCGGCACCCTGTTTCTCGATGAAATAGGAAATCTTCCTCTTGCACTTCAGCCTGTGCTGCTTCGCCTCATTGAAGAGTCTACCTTCAGGCGGGTCGGCGGCGTCAAGGATATACATGTTGCGGTCCGGGTTATAGCTGCAACCAATATTAATATTGAAAAGGAGGTAAAACAGGGGAAATTCCGGGAAGACCTTTTCTACCGTTTGAATGTAATCCCTGTCAAGCTTCCGCCTCTACGGGTACGCGATAAGGATATTCTTCTTCTGGCTGATTATTTCATCCGCAAGTTTGCAGGTGAAATGAAAAAGAAGATAAAAGGGATGGCGCCGGAAGCTGAAAAAGCGCTTCTTTCGCAATCGTGGCCGGGAAATGTCCGGGAACTGAAAAACCTTATTGAGCGGGAGGTTATATTCTGCAACAAGGACTGGCTTATCTTGGATCATTTAATTGCCAAAGACGATACGTATATTGATTTAGACCCCGAAGAACTCCTGACCCTTGAACAGATGGAAAGGAAATATATCATGCAAGTGCTTGCGGCGGCCTCAAACAACAAAACCCAGGCTGCAAAGATCCTGAACATTTCAAGAACTACCTTACGCGATAAACTCAAGTAA